The following coding sequences lie in one Desulfobotulus pelophilus genomic window:
- a CDS encoding lysophospholipid acyltransferase family protein, which yields MFRKHLGNPFAAVFILTVIRLVSATYRYRTKGLDRVMAKLEKGDKILLCHWHQQFFPAIARYGRWFNRYKPALMISRSEDGRIIANVANRVGWHTTRGSSTRGGGEAMVEMIDHVRAHGLGGHILDGPTGPVGVVKPGAIRIAQKSGALLVPVILTAEKRWQAGSWDRFVIPRPFSTVVLTFEDPMEPPEREADPEAFEKVRKSLEERMLPCLY from the coding sequence GTGTTCAGAAAACACCTTGGGAATCCCTTTGCAGCTGTTTTTATCCTGACGGTCATCCGGCTTGTCAGTGCCACCTACCGTTACAGGACAAAGGGTCTGGATCGGGTAATGGCAAAACTTGAGAAAGGGGATAAAATTCTTCTCTGCCACTGGCATCAGCAGTTTTTTCCGGCCATTGCCCGTTACGGGAGATGGTTCAATCGCTATAAACCGGCTTTGATGATCAGCCGCAGCGAAGACGGAAGAATTATCGCCAATGTGGCAAACCGGGTCGGCTGGCATACGACGAGGGGCTCTTCCACCCGTGGAGGAGGTGAAGCCATGGTCGAGATGATAGATCATGTGCGTGCCCATGGGCTGGGTGGTCATATTCTGGATGGTCCCACAGGACCTGTGGGGGTGGTGAAACCAGGGGCCATCCGCATTGCCCAGAAGAGCGGGGCCCTTCTGGTTCCGGTGATTCTCACCGCTGAGAAACGCTGGCAGGCAGGGAGCTGGGATCGTTTTGTGATTCCCAGACCGTTTTCAACGGTTGTTCTTACCTTTGAAGATCCCATGGAGCCTCCGGAAAGGGAGGCGGATCCCGAAGCCTTTGAAAAGGTGCGCAAATCTCTTGAAGAAAGGATGTTGCCCTGTCTCTACTGA
- a CDS encoding sigma-54 interaction domain-containing protein, whose protein sequence is MPIAHITKLFQVPLGFQKFLDNIPMGVVLTDHEKRIVCVNHGFEALTGFSAEYSRGLFCQDILRSRQCVLLCPARQAMETGETQSLETDIISRDRQRIPVRITIAPLHDDQGKFRGILESLEDLRPYQELGEKQRHAYSFSSLVGRSPQMEKIFQILPVLAQSDASVLITGETGTGKDLVAEALHQSSERARGPFIKVNCGALPETLLESELFGHMKGAFTGALENKPGRFRLAHGGTLFLTEIGDLPLSLQVKLLTFLDDRIIYPLGSTRGFPANVRIVAATHRNLEAMVRDGCFRQDLLFRLNVARVHLPPLREREDDIRLLLDHFLNIFNQHLKKNLKGYAPESLKILLSYPFAGNVRELRNIVEYAVNVCPRNAIEASHLPAYLTTELTGQTVAQEVKAPPMVFSNQDRDASWNTVERQMILNALIQSGGRKTRAAALLGWGRSTLWRKIKQYGIDL, encoded by the coding sequence ATGCCCATCGCTCATATTACGAAGCTCTTCCAGGTTCCTCTGGGGTTTCAGAAGTTTCTGGATAATATCCCCATGGGGGTTGTGCTGACGGACCATGAAAAACGCATTGTCTGTGTGAACCATGGATTTGAAGCCCTTACGGGATTTTCTGCGGAATACTCCAGAGGGCTTTTCTGTCAGGATATTCTGAGAAGCCGTCAATGCGTGCTGCTCTGTCCGGCCAGGCAGGCCATGGAGACGGGGGAAACCCAGAGCCTTGAAACGGATATTATTTCAAGGGACCGCCAGCGCATACCCGTCCGCATTACCATCGCTCCCCTGCACGATGATCAGGGAAAGTTCCGTGGTATCCTTGAATCACTGGAAGACCTCCGGCCCTATCAGGAGCTGGGAGAAAAACAACGGCATGCCTACAGTTTTTCCAGCCTTGTGGGCCGCAGCCCTCAGATGGAAAAAATTTTTCAGATCCTTCCGGTTCTGGCCCAGAGCGATGCTTCGGTTCTCATTACCGGAGAAACGGGTACGGGTAAGGATCTGGTTGCCGAAGCCCTGCACCAGAGTTCGGAAAGGGCCAGGGGACCCTTTATCAAGGTCAATTGCGGAGCTCTGCCGGAAACCCTTCTGGAATCCGAGCTTTTCGGCCACATGAAAGGGGCGTTTACCGGAGCTCTGGAGAACAAGCCGGGCCGTTTCCGGCTGGCCCACGGAGGCACCCTTTTTCTGACGGAAATCGGCGATCTCCCCTTAAGCCTTCAGGTGAAACTGTTAACGTTTCTTGATGATCGCATTATTTATCCTTTGGGCAGCACAAGGGGATTCCCCGCTAATGTCCGCATTGTAGCCGCCACCCACAGAAATCTGGAAGCCATGGTTCGGGACGGATGTTTTCGTCAGGACCTTCTTTTTCGTCTGAACGTGGCCAGGGTTCACCTGCCGCCCCTTCGCGAAAGGGAGGATGATATTCGCCTGCTTCTGGATCATTTTCTGAATATCTTCAATCAGCATCTGAAAAAAAATCTGAAGGGTTATGCTCCGGAATCTCTGAAAATACTCCTTTCCTATCCCTTTGCGGGGAATGTCAGGGAGCTTCGTAATATCGTGGAGTATGCGGTTAATGTCTGCCCCAGAAACGCCATAGAAGCTTCCCATCTGCCTGCCTATCTGACAACGGAACTGACGGGGCAGACCGTCGCCCAGGAAGTCAAGGCCCCCCCAATGGTGTTTTCAAACCAGGACAGGGATGCCTCGTGGAATACGGTGGAAAGGCAGATGATTCTCAATGCCCTCATTCAGTCAGGGGGGAGAAAAACCAGGGCTGCCGCCCTGCTTGGCTGGGGGCGCAGCACGTTGTGGCGTAAAATCAAGCAGTATGGCATAGACCTATAA
- a CDS encoding MlaE family ABC transporter permease, protein MLMSMVGKAGRRTLSFLDYATRNFALTWRLLSLAFSREKEGRIMVRRGVVEQIYFTAVQALPIIIPIALIIGIPLVLQLARVSGQYDAGRLAVILVVREVGPILTALVVTLRSATAVTIELGYMSVLREIEALEMAGIDPLRLICLPRLVGITVAIVCLFVVFDVVAIAGSYVLIFAFTDAQVAQFLYSFSQAITGLDIVVSLTKAFCFGIIISVICMFRGLSCKGNFTWIAINTSKASMESFFFCLVANIFITVVFYA, encoded by the coding sequence ATGCTCATGTCCATGGTGGGAAAAGCTGGTCGTCGTACCCTTTCTTTTCTGGATTATGCCACCCGCAACTTTGCGCTTACCTGGCGGCTTCTGTCCCTTGCTTTTTCCCGGGAAAAGGAGGGGCGGATCATGGTGCGCCGGGGGGTAGTGGAACAGATATATTTCACAGCAGTGCAGGCCCTTCCCATCATTATTCCCATCGCCCTTATCATTGGTATTCCCCTTGTTCTGCAGCTGGCTCGGGTATCGGGGCAGTACGATGCCGGCCGTCTTGCCGTTATTCTTGTTGTCCGGGAGGTCGGCCCCATTCTTACAGCCCTTGTGGTGACCCTTCGCTCGGCAACGGCTGTGACCATAGAGCTTGGCTATATGAGTGTTCTCAGGGAAATTGAAGCTCTGGAAATGGCGGGGATTGATCCGCTGCGGCTGATTTGTCTGCCAAGGCTTGTGGGCATTACGGTGGCCATTGTCTGTTTGTTTGTGGTCTTTGATGTGGTGGCCATAGCCGGGAGCTATGTCCTGATTTTTGCTTTTACCGATGCTCAGGTGGCCCAGTTTCTTTATAGTTTTTCTCAGGCCATTACGGGTCTTGATATTGTGGTGAGTTTAACCAAAGCCTTTTGTTTCGGCATCATTATTTCCGTTATATGTATGTTCAGGGGGCTTTCCTGCAAAGGAAATTTCACATGGATTGCCATCAATACATCCAAGGCATCCATGGAAAGTTTTTTCTTCTGTCTGGTGGCAAATATTTTTATAACAGTGGTGTTTTATGCCTGA
- a CDS encoding MlaD family protein: MDLEFSRRERVVGTFVVAILILLLSTLFILGRGKGWFERHISYYTIFAESYNLQRGAEVKLYNTNVGRVRRVTVTGEHVRVDLDILETYASRIREDTIATVESPTLIGSEFVSIRTPGRSDAPLIPQGGEIFSQERKSITDLLSEFEIEKTAKMVIAAVQDLSEMAGELGRSDGPVFTALHTINLILTDIQEGRGTLGSFLKSRELMDEVNARMAEISAILIHVEEAAGKAPRSVDLVNENLEQVAVMGAAVGRAVDEVLEALQKELDKVSRIVDDMERAGRDVPSITRSTRSGIQEVRETLRELDKVVTSVQKNVLIRGHIPPEPAGEALDADAR, translated from the coding sequence ATGGATCTGGAATTCAGCCGGAGAGAGCGCGTTGTGGGAACCTTTGTGGTGGCCATCCTTATTCTGCTGTTGTCCACCCTTTTTATTCTGGGAAGGGGTAAAGGATGGTTTGAGCGTCACATTTCCTATTACACCATATTTGCGGAAAGCTACAATCTGCAGCGCGGCGCAGAAGTGAAGCTTTACAACACCAACGTGGGACGTGTGCGGCGGGTCACCGTAACAGGGGAGCATGTACGGGTGGATCTCGATATCCTTGAGACCTATGCCTCCCGCATACGGGAAGACACCATTGCCACAGTGGAAAGCCCCACCCTCATCGGTTCTGAATTTGTTTCCATTCGTACCCCGGGCCGCAGTGATGCGCCCCTGATTCCCCAGGGCGGAGAAATTTTTTCTCAGGAGCGGAAATCCATTACCGATCTTCTTTCCGAATTCGAAATAGAAAAAACAGCAAAAATGGTGATCGCTGCGGTTCAGGATCTGTCGGAAATGGCAGGAGAACTGGGCAGATCCGATGGACCTGTTTTTACGGCTCTGCATACCATCAACCTGATCCTGACGGATATTCAGGAAGGCAGGGGAACCCTTGGTTCTTTTCTGAAGTCCCGCGAACTGATGGATGAAGTAAACGCCCGCATGGCGGAAATAAGTGCCATTCTTATCCATGTGGAGGAGGCAGCCGGGAAAGCCCCCAGAAGTGTGGATCTGGTTAATGAGAATCTGGAGCAGGTGGCCGTCATGGGTGCTGCGGTCGGCAGGGCGGTGGATGAGGTACTGGAGGCCCTGCAGAAGGAGCTGGACAAAGTTTCCCGGATTGTGGATGACATGGAAAGGGCTGGCCGGGATGTTCCTTCCATTACCCGCAGTACCCGTTCTGGTATACAGGAAGTGCGGGAAACCCTGCGGGAATTGGATAAAGTGGTAACTTCCGTACAGAAAAATGTGCTGATCAGGGGCCATATTCCCCCTGAACCCGCAGGAGAAGCGCTGGATGCGGACGCCAGATAA
- a CDS encoding NifB/NifX family molybdenum-iron cluster-binding protein, giving the protein MEKILIPIQGQDVAPRFDLATEVVILIREMGNPQPEERVMVLPQASAEQLCHLILSDGIGVLICGGIEEEYFQYLTWKKVRILDSVIGSWQMAARLYMEGGLSAGDVLRRRRMEGMDAS; this is encoded by the coding sequence ATGGAAAAAATACTGATCCCCATTCAGGGACAGGATGTGGCACCCCGTTTTGATCTGGCGACGGAGGTTGTGATTCTGATCCGTGAAATGGGCAATCCCCAGCCCGAGGAACGGGTGATGGTACTGCCCCAGGCATCGGCAGAGCAGCTCTGTCATCTGATTCTCAGCGATGGTATCGGAGTGCTCATCTGCGGTGGTATTGAGGAAGAATACTTCCAGTATCTGACATGGAAAAAGGTCAGAATCCTGGACTCTGTCATCGGCTCATGGCAGATGGCTGCGCGTCTCTACATGGAGGGAGGGCTTTCTGCCGGAGATGTTCTCCGCAGGCGGCGCATGGAGGGAATGGATGCTTCTTAG
- a CDS encoding radical SAM protein — protein MDYQGMIFRPPSEADSILLQVTVGCSHNKCTFCEMYKAKRFTIKTDEQIFKDIDYAARKYRRINRLFLCDGDALILPMKRLVPIMERIRSQLPWLERVGTYANTKSIASKTVEEMKQLKDLGLTIAYFGLETGDDVTLKAIHKGADSARMIEMGKKIRSAGIKLSITVLNGVAGRERSMIHAKETGRVLTAIDPEFVGALSLMLTPGAPLNKDHQEGRFELIGAEEMLQELGMMIASTDLSDGLFHANHASNYLPIRARLPQDRDRTLKMITDALAGKIKLKPEYLRAL, from the coding sequence ATGGATTATCAGGGCATGATCTTCCGCCCCCCCAGCGAGGCGGATTCTATTTTACTGCAGGTGACGGTGGGCTGCTCCCACAACAAGTGCACCTTCTGCGAGATGTACAAAGCCAAACGCTTCACCATTAAAACCGATGAACAGATCTTCAAGGATATCGACTATGCCGCCAGAAAATACCGCCGCATCAACAGGCTTTTTCTCTGTGACGGTGATGCCCTGATCCTGCCCATGAAGCGGCTGGTACCCATCATGGAGCGCATCAGGAGCCAGTTACCCTGGCTGGAAAGGGTGGGGACCTACGCCAACACCAAGAGCATTGCCTCCAAAACGGTTGAAGAAATGAAACAGCTCAAGGATCTGGGGCTGACCATTGCTTATTTTGGCCTTGAAACGGGAGATGACGTGACCCTGAAAGCCATTCATAAAGGAGCGGACAGTGCCCGCATGATAGAAATGGGCAAAAAAATTCGCTCCGCTGGCATCAAGCTGTCCATTACTGTCTTGAATGGCGTTGCCGGAAGGGAGCGCTCCATGATCCATGCAAAGGAAACGGGCAGGGTGCTGACGGCCATAGACCCCGAATTTGTGGGTGCCTTAAGCCTCATGCTGACACCGGGGGCTCCGTTGAACAAAGATCATCAGGAAGGGCGTTTTGAACTGATCGGTGCGGAGGAAATGCTGCAGGAGCTGGGTATGATGATTGCCAGCACAGATCTTTCCGATGGACTGTTCCATGCCAATCATGCATCCAATTATCTGCCCATTCGGGCCCGTCTGCCTCAGGACAGGGACAGAACCCTCAAAATGATCACCGATGCACTGGCAGGAAAGATCAAACTGAAACCCGAATATCTCAGAGCCCTTTAA
- a CDS encoding sensor histidine kinase yields the protein MLLRKLWHKAVNAMLTFPEDSTSPHRYVVLKRNIILIMCLVCIIPLALMAGINYSLYRVNLESEILRPIQVMAEDTRHAFEIFIEERLSTVRFIAHAYTQEELRDDKTLQRVLGTMRSEFVGFVDLGLIDREGILVGYAGPYDLLGKDYSGQPSFQEVSVRGVYISDVFMGYRKFPHVVIVVQRIAEDGSSWFVRATLDTGRYEALIASMGLRAEFDAFLVNPSGVLQTNSRFYGEILQDSPFPVPPGIHGTYTFQTRDPMGRDVLVAFAPIRTDYTLVIVKPLSVLLRSFYALKVEMLIIFGVGVVAIILAVVGVADVLVQRIRNADEKRATAIQELQHTQKLSSIGRLAAGVAHEINNPLAIINEKAGLMKDLVGLSEPFEHQGRFVGLTENILQSVERCRTITHRLLGFARRIDVQFERLDLNGVLQDTLGFLEREATYRQIDMQLHLDSTLPPIISDKGQLQQVFLNILTNAFSAVENGGRILIHTRFDVRKKLVMIDMEDNGCGMNEEVQKHIFDPFFSTKKGSGTGLGLSITYGIIKKLGGDIQVRSEEGRGSTFTILLPLKEGDDPGMGEEKV from the coding sequence ATGCTTCTTAGAAAGCTCTGGCATAAGGCCGTCAATGCCATGCTGACCTTTCCCGAGGACAGCACCTCTCCCCACCGCTATGTTGTGCTGAAACGCAATATCATTCTCATCATGTGTCTTGTCTGCATCATTCCCCTGGCCCTGATGGCGGGCATTAACTACAGTCTGTACCGGGTGAATCTGGAAAGCGAAATCCTCCGGCCCATTCAGGTGATGGCGGAGGATACCCGTCATGCTTTTGAGATTTTCATAGAAGAACGTCTTTCCACCGTGCGGTTCATTGCCCATGCCTATACTCAGGAGGAACTCAGGGATGACAAAACCCTGCAGCGGGTTCTGGGAACCATGCGTTCGGAATTTGTGGGCTTCGTGGACCTGGGCCTGATTGACAGGGAGGGTATTCTGGTGGGGTATGCCGGCCCCTATGACCTTCTGGGTAAAGATTATTCCGGTCAGCCCTCTTTTCAGGAGGTTTCCGTTCGGGGCGTCTATATTTCCGATGTGTTCATGGGTTATAGAAAATTTCCCCATGTGGTGATTGTGGTGCAGCGCATCGCAGAGGATGGCAGCTCCTGGTTTGTCCGGGCCACACTGGATACGGGCCGTTATGAGGCTCTCATTGCCAGCATGGGGCTCAGGGCAGAGTTCGATGCCTTTCTGGTGAACCCCAGCGGTGTTCTTCAGACTAACTCCCGTTTTTATGGTGAAATCCTTCAGGATTCGCCCTTTCCCGTTCCTCCCGGCATCCACGGTACCTATACCTTTCAAACCCGTGACCCCATGGGCAGGGATGTGCTGGTGGCCTTTGCTCCCATCCGTACGGATTATACCCTGGTGATCGTAAAGCCCCTTTCCGTTCTGCTGAGGAGTTTTTACGCCCTGAAGGTGGAAATGCTCATTATTTTCGGAGTGGGGGTTGTGGCTATTATTCTGGCTGTGGTGGGGGTTGCGGATGTTCTTGTACAGCGTATACGCAATGCCGATGAAAAGAGGGCAACGGCCATACAGGAGCTGCAGCATACCCAGAAACTGTCTTCCATCGGTCGTCTTGCCGCCGGTGTGGCCCATGAAATTAACAATCCTCTGGCTATCATCAATGAAAAAGCCGGTCTCATGAAAGATCTGGTAGGGCTTTCCGAGCCCTTTGAACATCAGGGCCGGTTCGTTGGCCTTACGGAGAATATTCTTCAGTCCGTAGAAAGATGCCGGACTATCACCCACAGGCTTTTAGGCTTTGCACGCCGTATTGATGTGCAGTTTGAGCGGCTGGATCTCAATGGGGTTCTTCAGGATACTCTGGGTTTTCTGGAACGGGAAGCCACCTACCGGCAGATTGACATGCAGCTGCATCTGGATTCCACCCTCCCTCCCATTATTTCCGATAAGGGTCAGCTTCAGCAGGTTTTTCTCAATATTCTGACCAATGCCTTTTCGGCCGTGGAAAATGGGGGCCGTATTCTCATTCATACCCGTTTTGACGTACGGAAAAAGCTGGTGATGATTGATATGGAAGATAACGGGTGCGGTATGAACGAGGAGGTGCAGAAGCACATCTTTGATCCCTTTTTTTCAACCAAAAAAGGGAGCGGTACGGGCCTGGGTCTTTCCATTACCTACGGGATCATCAAGAAACTGGGCGGTGATATTCAGGTGCGCAGTGAAGAAGGCAGGGGCAGCACCTTCACCATTCTGTTGCCCCTGAAGGAAGGGGATGATCCTGGTATGGGAGAGGAAAAGGTATGA
- the htpG gene encoding molecular chaperone HtpG, translated as MKQETHAFQTEVKQMLHLIIHSLYSNKEIFLRELISNASDAIDKLRFKSQTEPEILGKDTDFYIRIRPDKEKKTLVIEDNGIGMSFEEAVENLGTIAKSGTAGFMEALEATRKEGLLTPELIGQFGVGFYSSFIVAEKVVVESRAAGAEKGVRWESEGSGEYSVAEIEKEDRGTRITLFLKEGEEGDLSFTEEWTIKDIIKRHSDFIAYPILMETDSYEPVPEEEQEKDEEGKAKETMRKVRKDETLNSMKAIWARKKEDVKEEEYTEFYRHISKNWDEPADKLHLHLEGAVEYDVLLFIPSKAPFDLFQRDRRHGLHLYCKRVFVMDDCKELLPEYLGFIHGVVDAPDLDLNVSREILQQNSLVRNIRKNIVKRVFDLLSKMEEDAYLSFWKEFGPMLKAGIPTDFDNKEKIAGLLRYPTTKSGEKLKGLKEYVENMAEGQEAIYYLSGENLSALINSPHLEALKAKDYEVLLMTDPVDEWVVDSLREFEGKPLKSAEKGDLELEKPSEEVAESFKGLFEFIQKELDEDVKEVKASARLKESVACLSADAFAMSAFMEKVMQASGQEMPKQKRVLELNTAHPVLERLKERFTADPAAPSMKDWALMLFDLAVVSEGGRIENPSRFSRMVGELMAENLSGSR; from the coding sequence ATGAAGCAGGAAACCCACGCCTTTCAGACGGAAGTGAAGCAGATGCTTCACCTCATTATCCATTCCTTATATTCCAACAAGGAGATTTTTTTACGGGAACTGATCTCCAACGCCTCCGATGCCATTGACAAGCTGAGGTTTAAATCCCAGACGGAACCGGAAATACTTGGAAAAGATACGGATTTTTATATCCGGATCAGGCCGGATAAGGAAAAGAAAACCCTGGTCATTGAAGATAACGGCATCGGTATGAGCTTTGAAGAAGCCGTTGAAAACCTGGGTACCATTGCCAAGAGCGGCACGGCCGGTTTCATGGAGGCACTGGAAGCCACCCGCAAAGAAGGCCTGCTCACACCGGAGCTGATTGGTCAGTTTGGTGTGGGATTTTATTCCTCTTTTATTGTGGCGGAAAAGGTGGTGGTGGAAAGCCGCGCTGCCGGTGCGGAAAAGGGGGTCCGCTGGGAATCCGAAGGCAGCGGAGAATACTCTGTAGCCGAGATCGAAAAGGAAGACAGGGGAACCCGTATCACTCTTTTTCTGAAGGAGGGGGAAGAAGGGGACCTCAGTTTTACCGAAGAATGGACCATTAAGGATATCATCAAGCGTCACTCCGATTTCATAGCCTATCCCATTCTCATGGAAACGGACTCCTACGAGCCTGTTCCGGAGGAAGAACAGGAAAAGGATGAGGAAGGCAAGGCAAAGGAAACCATGCGCAAGGTGCGCAAGGATGAAACCTTAAATTCCATGAAAGCCATCTGGGCCAGAAAAAAAGAAGATGTGAAAGAAGAGGAGTATACGGAGTTCTACCGCCATATCTCCAAAAACTGGGATGAGCCTGCAGATAAACTGCATCTTCATCTGGAAGGGGCTGTGGAGTATGATGTGCTCCTCTTCATTCCCTCCAAAGCGCCCTTTGACCTTTTCCAGAGGGACAGAAGACACGGCCTGCACCTTTACTGCAAGCGGGTCTTTGTCATGGACGACTGCAAGGAGCTGCTGCCGGAATATTTAGGCTTTATACACGGGGTTGTGGATGCGCCGGATCTGGACCTCAATGTCAGCCGTGAAATTCTTCAGCAGAACAGCCTTGTACGCAATATCCGTAAAAACATTGTAAAAAGGGTGTTTGATCTTCTCTCTAAAATGGAAGAGGACGCCTATCTTTCCTTCTGGAAAGAGTTCGGGCCCATGCTCAAGGCAGGCATTCCCACGGATTTTGACAATAAGGAAAAAATTGCAGGTCTTCTGCGTTATCCCACCACAAAGTCCGGAGAAAAACTCAAAGGTCTCAAAGAGTATGTGGAAAACATGGCCGAAGGCCAGGAAGCCATCTACTATCTTTCCGGTGAAAATCTTTCGGCCCTGATAAACAGCCCCCACCTGGAAGCCCTGAAGGCTAAGGATTATGAGGTTCTGCTCATGACCGATCCGGTGGATGAATGGGTGGTGGACAGCCTGAGGGAATTTGAGGGGAAACCCCTGAAAAGTGCTGAAAAAGGTGATCTGGAACTGGAAAAGCCTTCTGAAGAGGTGGCCGAAAGCTTTAAGGGACTCTTTGAATTTATTCAAAAAGAACTGGACGAGGATGTAAAAGAGGTGAAGGCTTCCGCCCGGCTCAAGGAGTCTGTGGCCTGCCTTTCCGCCGATGCCTTTGCCATGAGTGCTTTCATGGAAAAGGTGATGCAGGCTTCCGGTCAGGAAATGCCTAAACAAAAAAGGGTGCTGGAGCTGAATACGGCACATCCCGTACTGGAGCGGCTGAAGGAGCGCTTTACGGCGGATCCGGCAGCCCCTTCCATGAAAGACTGGGCGCTTATGCTCTTTGACCTTGCCGTGGTCAGTGAGGGCGGCCGTATTGAAAATCCTTCCCGTTTTTCCAGGATGGTGGGTGAGCTGATGGCTGAAAACCTGTCTGGAAGTAGGTAG
- a CDS encoding response regulator: protein MKRKLKILLVDDEEEFIVTLAERLELRGYQSTIAEDGESALAKFDPDFFDVVVLDLMMPGIGGLDVLARLKEIRQDTPVILLTGHGSTREGMEGMRLGAFDYLMKPLHIEELVRKIDEAVPQDSSQAGREECG, encoded by the coding sequence ATGAAAAGAAAGCTGAAGATTCTTCTGGTGGATGATGAGGAGGAGTTTATTGTGACCCTGGCGGAAAGACTGGAGCTTCGCGGGTATCAGTCGACCATTGCCGAAGACGGAGAGTCGGCTCTGGCAAAATTTGACCCGGATTTTTTTGATGTCGTTGTGCTGGATCTCATGATGCCGGGTATCGGAGGGCTGGATGTGCTGGCCCGGCTTAAGGAAATACGGCAGGATACTCCCGTTATTCTCTTAACAGGACACGGATCCACGAGGGAGGGAATGGAGGGCATGCGTCTTGGAGCCTTTGACTATCTCATGAAGCCCCTGCATATTGAAGAACTGGTCCGTAAAATAGATGAGGCCGTACCGCAGGATTCTTCTCAGGCCGGGAGGGAGGAGTGTGGATGA
- a CDS encoding SpoIID/LytB domain-containing protein: MAKKSSCFAKKHALCRSPFLLTLFFLLIILRPSSAHALPEELSMALEEQRYTLAIHILRSWAAVSDSPDDRAKALWMEARIQALHMENTDEAAASLDRLLTAYPKSPLLGDARFEKAVLAMQSGRKEKAIQGFADFVTAFPDHPRRQSAGSFLRFLQGRQTLPSTAREGIRVALSLDTSRIQISGSALTVTDMVTDAEVCKGSSLILDTDRSGRIRINGRPTGQPLSIRSPDGSFLLNGRRHRGRLQVHSTAGHLLLVNVLDLESYLKGVVPAEMPPSWPEEALKAQAVAARTYALHHMEKRKYEPYDVKSDTRSQVFSTEREHPRSSAAVTATRGEVMVWAGTAAFTAFHADSGGHTEAADALWGKDYPYLTPIMDFWTRETPHGYWKCSFSERELRQMVPELRDMGRILDIRPEGTTPSGRVHLLVFRDSRQETTIPAGRFRTRVGPMNLKSTAFSINHERGVFHFQGKGFGHGVGMSQWGARKMAEAGRDYRDILLFYYPHLHWAAMEE; encoded by the coding sequence ATGGCAAAAAAATCCTCTTGTTTTGCAAAAAAGCACGCCCTTTGCAGATCCCCCTTTCTCCTGACACTTTTTTTCCTCTTGATTATTCTCCGCCCGTCTTCGGCGCATGCCCTTCCTGAAGAACTTTCCATGGCTCTGGAGGAGCAGCGTTACACCCTGGCCATCCATATTCTTCGCTCCTGGGCCGCGGTATCGGACAGCCCGGACGACCGGGCAAAAGCCCTGTGGATGGAAGCCCGAATTCAGGCGCTGCATATGGAAAACACGGATGAAGCAGCAGCCTCTCTGGACCGGCTCCTTACGGCCTATCCCAAAAGTCCCCTTCTGGGAGATGCCCGGTTTGAAAAGGCTGTCCTTGCCATGCAGTCCGGCCGGAAAGAAAAAGCCATTCAGGGCTTTGCAGACTTTGTTACCGCCTTTCCCGATCACCCCAGAAGGCAGAGTGCCGGTTCCTTTCTGCGATTTCTGCAAGGCCGACAGACCCTGCCTTCCACCGCACGGGAAGGGATACGGGTGGCCCTTTCCCTTGACACCAGCCGTATCCAGATTTCCGGCTCTGCTCTTACCGTTACAGACATGGTAACGGATGCGGAAGTCTGCAAGGGGAGCAGCCTGATTCTGGATACGGACAGAAGCGGCCGCATCCGCATCAACGGTCGCCCGACAGGTCAGCCCCTGTCCATCCGGAGCCCCGATGGAAGTTTCCTTCTCAACGGACGCAGACACAGGGGCCGCCTTCAGGTCCACAGCACTGCAGGGCACCTTCTGCTGGTCAACGTACTGGATCTGGAAAGCTACCTAAAAGGCGTGGTACCCGCGGAAATGCCGCCTTCATGGCCGGAAGAAGCCCTGAAAGCCCAGGCCGTTGCCGCCCGTACCTATGCCCTTCACCATATGGAAAAAAGAAAATATGAACCCTATGATGTAAAATCAGACACACGCTCCCAGGTTTTTTCCACGGAAAGGGAACATCCCAGAAGCAGTGCGGCTGTCACAGCCACGAGGGGAGAGGTGATGGTGTGGGCAGGAACGGCGGCCTTTACGGCTTTTCATGCGGACAGCGGCGGCCATACGGAAGCTGCCGACGCCCTGTGGGGTAAGGATTATCCCTATCTCACACCCATCATGGACTTCTGGACCCGGGAAACACCCCATGGATACTGGAAATGCTCCTTTTCGGAAAGGGAACTGCGCCAGATGGTACCTGAGCTGAGGGATATGGGCCGTATTCTGGACATCCGGCCGGAAGGCACAACACCTTCGGGCAGGGTCCACCTCCTTGTTTTCAGAGACAGCCGCCAGGAAACAACCATTCCGGCAGGCCGCTTCCGTACCCGCGTGGGGCCCATGAATCTGAAAAGTACGGCTTTTTCCATAAACCATGAAAGGGGAGTGTTTCATTTTCAGGGGAAAGGATTCGGTCACGGCGTGGGAATGAGCCAGTGGGGGGCACGGAAAATGGCCGAAGCCGGAAGGGACTACCGGGACATTCTGCTGTTCTACTATCCCCACCTTCACTGGGCAGCCATGGAAGAATAA